A DNA window from Thiopseudomonas alkaliphila contains the following coding sequences:
- the lpxC gene encoding UDP-3-O-acyl-N-acetylglucosamine deacetylase, whose translation MIKQRTLQNTIRATGVGLHSGEKVYLTLKPAPINTGIIFRRMDLDPVAEIPALAKNVGETTMSTTLVNGDVKVDTVEHLLSAMAGLGIDNAYVELSAPEVPIMDGSAGPFVFLIQSAGLQEQEAPKQFIRILREVTVEDNGKRATFLPFEGFKVSFEIDFDHPVFKDKTQVASVDFSSTSFVKEVSRARTFGFMRDIEFLRSQNLALGGSVDNAIVVDEFEVLNEDGLRYEDEFVKHKILDAIGDLYLLGKSLIGEFKGYKSGHALNNVLLRELLDQPDAWEVVTFEDASQAPISYSKPSSVAG comes from the coding sequence ATGATTAAACAACGTACATTACAAAATACTATCCGCGCCACTGGTGTCGGCTTGCACTCAGGTGAAAAGGTTTATCTCACATTAAAACCTGCTCCGATCAATACAGGTATCATTTTTCGCCGTATGGATTTAGATCCAGTGGCAGAAATTCCTGCTTTAGCAAAAAATGTGGGTGAGACCACCATGTCTACCACCTTAGTTAATGGTGACGTTAAGGTGGATACAGTTGAACACTTGCTGTCTGCCATGGCTGGACTAGGCATTGATAATGCTTATGTTGAACTGTCGGCGCCGGAAGTTCCAATCATGGACGGAAGCGCAGGACCTTTTGTGTTTTTAATCCAATCAGCTGGTTTGCAAGAGCAAGAAGCACCAAAGCAGTTTATTCGTATTCTGCGTGAGGTCACGGTGGAAGATAATGGCAAACGCGCTACTTTTTTACCCTTTGAAGGATTTAAAGTTAGCTTTGAAATCGACTTTGATCATCCCGTATTCAAAGATAAAACCCAAGTAGCCAGCGTTGATTTCTCTAGCACTTCGTTTGTAAAAGAAGTGAGTCGTGCGCGTACTTTTGGTTTTATGCGTGATATCGAATTCTTACGTTCACAGAACCTAGCCTTAGGTGGCAGTGTTGATAACGCGATTGTGGTGGATGAGTTCGAAGTACTTAACGAAGATGGTCTGCGTTATGAGGATGAGTTCGTTAAACACAAAATTCTTGATGCAATTGGTGATTTGTACTTACTAGGCAAAAGCTTAATTGGTGAGTTTAAAGGCTATAAGTCGGGACACGCGCTGAACAACGTACTGTTGCGTGAACTGTTAGATCAGCCGGATGCTTGGGAAGTCGTTACCTTTGAGGATGCCAGTCAGGCACCGATCTCTTACTCTAAGCCTAGTAGTGTAGCCGGCTAG
- a CDS encoding DciA family protein — protein MKRRPHYAKDGIKLLTNSQQITQLLQVSQDQAALAAVFQQYLQPAAREFCKLSSFNGHTLTIAVYNSMWATRLRYQQQRLLTQLRATEAFAKLEVIQFKVMPQYEQSAPLSVAEPQPIPASASQTLANAAKQAENPELKATLLRLIGQNEKSHSS, from the coding sequence ATGAAACGTCGGCCACATTATGCAAAAGATGGCATTAAACTCCTCACCAACTCTCAACAAATCACCCAATTACTGCAGGTCAGCCAAGATCAAGCTGCATTAGCGGCCGTGTTTCAGCAATATTTGCAACCAGCAGCCCGTGAGTTTTGCAAACTCTCAAGCTTTAATGGCCACACCCTCACCATTGCCGTGTACAACAGCATGTGGGCTACTCGTTTACGCTATCAACAGCAACGCTTACTCACCCAATTACGTGCCACCGAAGCCTTTGCTAAGCTCGAGGTGATTCAGTTTAAAGTCATGCCGCAGTATGAACAATCAGCGCCACTTAGTGTAGCCGAACCGCAGCCAATTCCCGCCTCCGCCTCACAAACGCTAGCCAATGCCGCCAAGCAAGCTGAGAACCCCGAGCTAAAAGCCACCTTATTACGTTTAATCGGCCAAAACGAAAAAAGCCACTCATCATGA